In one Rhodospirillaceae bacterium genomic region, the following are encoded:
- a CDS encoding prolyl oligopeptidase family serine peptidase: MSNSTMLDGPSRGPASGKKAKQAVVFLHGYGSDGNDLIGLAPFFAESLPDAAFYSPHAPEPGETGMGRQWFTLQGYDPNLLRRDPSRMTGAFTRMYDGARKSAASLNAYLDRILEITGLDASALALIGFSQGTMMAMHVGLRRPSALGAVIGYSGALLGSEHLAAETTSSPPILLVHGSADDVVPLPALTHMQRALDDQDIAYTAHIVPDHGHGIEQMGATLGRTFLHLNLDVSGPA, from the coding sequence ATGAGTAACAGTACGATGTTAGATGGCCCATCGCGCGGGCCAGCCTCAGGCAAAAAGGCCAAACAAGCCGTGGTGTTTCTGCACGGTTACGGTTCGGATGGTAACGATCTGATCGGCCTCGCGCCCTTCTTCGCGGAAAGTCTGCCCGATGCTGCGTTCTATAGTCCCCACGCCCCAGAGCCAGGCGAAACGGGCATGGGCCGCCAATGGTTTACGTTGCAAGGCTATGACCCCAATCTCCTGCGCAGAGATCCATCCCGCATGACCGGCGCGTTCACACGCATGTATGACGGCGCGAGAAAATCTGCAGCGTCTTTGAACGCCTACTTGGACCGCATCCTTGAGATCACCGGGTTAGACGCAAGCGCCCTCGCCCTGATTGGGTTTTCGCAAGGCACCATGATGGCGATGCATGTTGGATTGCGGCGCCCCTCAGCATTAGGGGCGGTCATTGGATACTCGGGTGCCCTGCTGGGGAGCGAACACCTGGCGGCAGAGACAACGTCCAGCCCTCCGATTCTGCTGGTCCACGGATCTGCTGATGATGTGGTTCCCCTGCCCGCCCTGACCCATATGCAGCGCGCTCTGGACGATCAAGATATTGCCTACACCGCACATATTGTACCCGACCACGGACATGGCATAGAGCAGATGGGCGCGACTTTGGGGCGCACCTTCCTTCACCTGAACTTAGACGTCTCAGGCCCGGCGTGA
- the pyk gene encoding pyruvate kinase, with product MSTRRRRAKIVATLGPASSTLETIADLYDAGADVFRLNFSHGSHEDHAARVADIRALEKDVGRPIGILMDLQGPKLRVGTFASDEGVVLKSGASFRLDMDNTDGDEERVCLPHKEIFQALRPGASLLVNDGHLRLEVIDCGSDWAKTKVIVPGVMSNRKGVNVPDVTLPLPALTAKDKADLEFGLDQGADWVALSFVQSPVDVAELKARVNGRATVMAKLEKPAALDHLDEIVKISDGVMIARGDLGVEVPLEQVPVLQKRIIRACRAAGKPSVVATQMLESMIKSPMPTRAEASDVATAVYDGADAVMLSAETAAGDYPIRAVATMDRIISQVEGDEHYLGLMSAGHEIAADSAQDAITAAARQIASTLGAKSIVTYTTSGSTTLRAARERPPARILCLTPSEKVARQFALVWGVHSVVNLDHTPDEHIGSNAISFAKKEHIATDGDVLVVTAGVPFGTVGSTNMIRVVRIGEKA from the coding sequence ATGAGTACACGTAGACGCCGCGCAAAAATTGTTGCCACCCTCGGGCCCGCTTCTAGCACCTTAGAGACCATCGCTGATTTGTATGATGCTGGTGCTGATGTGTTTAGACTCAACTTCAGTCATGGTTCCCATGAAGACCATGCCGCACGTGTCGCTGATATACGCGCGCTGGAAAAAGACGTTGGGCGGCCCATTGGCATATTGATGGACCTTCAGGGACCAAAACTCAGGGTCGGCACCTTTGCCTCAGACGAAGGTGTCGTTCTGAAGAGTGGTGCCTCCTTCCGCCTCGATATGGACAACACGGACGGCGATGAAGAACGGGTCTGCTTGCCCCATAAAGAGATTTTCCAAGCCTTGAGGCCGGGGGCCAGTCTGTTGGTCAACGATGGTCACCTGAGACTCGAGGTTATCGACTGTGGTTCCGACTGGGCAAAAACAAAGGTGATCGTTCCGGGCGTCATGAGCAATCGCAAAGGCGTAAACGTTCCTGACGTGACGCTGCCCTTGCCCGCTCTCACGGCCAAAGACAAAGCAGATCTGGAATTTGGGCTTGATCAGGGTGCCGACTGGGTGGCCCTGTCGTTTGTTCAGAGCCCGGTTGATGTGGCCGAGCTGAAAGCGCGGGTCAACGGACGCGCAACTGTTATGGCGAAGCTTGAAAAACCAGCCGCCCTTGATCACTTGGATGAAATTGTAAAAATTTCTGATGGCGTGATGATCGCCCGCGGTGATCTGGGTGTTGAAGTTCCGTTAGAGCAGGTGCCGGTGCTGCAGAAGCGCATTATTCGGGCCTGTCGCGCAGCGGGTAAGCCCTCGGTGGTCGCAACCCAAATGCTCGAGTCTATGATTAAATCCCCCATGCCGACACGCGCCGAAGCGTCTGACGTCGCCACCGCCGTCTACGATGGAGCAGATGCAGTGATGTTATCAGCGGAGACCGCCGCCGGAGATTATCCAATACGCGCCGTCGCGACGATGGATCGTATTATCTCTCAGGTTGAAGGGGACGAGCATTATCTCGGTTTAATGTCAGCTGGACATGAAATCGCAGCGGACTCGGCACAAGATGCGATCACAGCCGCTGCCAGACAAATCGCCTCTACCTTGGGCGCGAAATCTATTGTCACGTACACAACATCCGGTTCGACCACCCTCAGAGCAGCCAGAGAGCGCCCGCCCGCCCGCATACTGTGTTTGACGCCGAGCGAAAAAGTCGCCCGCCAATTTGCCCTCGTTTGGGGGGTACATAGCGTGGTCAACTTGGATCACACACCGGACGAACACATAGGCTCTAACGCCATTTCCTTCGCGAAAAAGGAGCATATCGCAACGGATGGCGATGTCCTGGTCGTGACAGCCGGGGTTCCGTTTGGCACCGTCGGGTCTACTAACATGATCCGGGTGGTTCGGATCGGTGAGAAAGCTTAA
- a CDS encoding N-formylglutamate amidohydrolase, whose product MDSLTFYPCPRHLGQTDCEPVQVLNPNSERSVLLIADHAGNAVPHSMKGLGLDMDELSRHIAWDPGAADVVAGLAQKWQATAVLATYSRLIVDPNRPLGDSASMPEISDGTVVPANQNLSAEERLRRAELFYFPYHVAIETQLARLRSLSHRPPVVSIHSFTPDFQNEDRPWHIGVMAAADRRLAEGLIRNLRKQTDLEIGDNQPYSGVEYGYTLKIHAGAQGLANTQIEIRQDLLEDAQSISNWIGILDSALSPLLSDPSILCIEHH is encoded by the coding sequence GTGGACTCACTGACTTTTTATCCCTGCCCACGTCATCTGGGCCAGACTGATTGCGAGCCTGTTCAGGTCCTCAATCCGAACAGCGAGCGCAGCGTCCTCTTGATTGCAGATCATGCAGGAAATGCAGTGCCGCACAGCATGAAGGGCTTGGGCCTCGATATGGATGAGCTGTCCCGCCATATTGCCTGGGACCCAGGGGCCGCGGATGTCGTTGCAGGTTTGGCGCAAAAGTGGCAAGCGACCGCTGTTTTGGCCACCTACTCAAGACTGATTGTTGATCCTAACCGGCCTTTGGGAGACAGCGCCTCTATGCCCGAGATCAGTGATGGAACGGTTGTGCCGGCCAATCAAAACTTAAGCGCCGAGGAACGCTTGCGACGCGCTGAGCTGTTCTACTTTCCGTATCATGTGGCGATTGAAACTCAGCTTGCGCGCTTGCGTAGCCTCTCTCATCGGCCACCTGTGGTGTCTATTCATTCCTTTACGCCTGATTTTCAAAATGAAGATCGTCCTTGGCATATTGGTGTAATGGCCGCCGCAGATCGCAGATTGGCAGAGGGCTTGATTAGGAACCTGCGAAAGCAAACAGACTTAGAGATTGGCGATAACCAACCCTATTCAGGGGTCGAGTACGGCTATACGCTTAAGATCCATGCGGGCGCACAAGGATTGGCGAACACGCAGATCGAGATTCGGCAGGACCTGCTTGAAGATGCCCAAAGTATTTCCAATTGGATTGGCATCCTGGACTCAGCACTGTCCCCATTGCTAAGCGATCCATCCATACTATGTATTGAACACCATTAA
- a CDS encoding DEAD/DEAH box helicase, with translation MTFEDLGLEPSTLKAVAESGYTEPTPIQAKAIPIALMGRDVMGIAQTGTGKTASFTLPMIDILSSGRSRARMPRALILCPTRELAAQAADNFNNYSKYSELSMALIIGGTSFTDQEKALAGACDVLIATPGRLLDLFERGKILLNDVKYFVIDEADRMLDMGFIPDVERIAKLVPTLRQTLFFSATMDKQIRRLSEAFLMNPKEVAVDAPATTATTITQGLIKTTDADKRDIIRELLISEKIENGFIFCNRKKDVDILFKSLTKHGFNAVALHGDMVQSKRTEMLSAFKSGEAGLLVCSDVAARGLDVSAVPFVVNYDVPNNAEDYVHRIGRTGRAGMQGKAFTLAVPADNKMLAAIEKLIGGPIPLFKIGQKNKVKTDASEKSEEKTSAKDNTKDRPKAQQDDTSASISAPSSEPASKTEPAPKAAVKAMAKDEQKPRREEYPKRQRRDRSRHDPDVGVMDHGDEDVIAFGAHTPSFLKVEPYVSDTAEASSSEVSNNS, from the coding sequence ATGACATTTGAAGACCTGGGCTTAGAGCCGAGTACGTTAAAAGCTGTTGCCGAATCAGGCTACACTGAACCAACCCCCATTCAAGCGAAAGCAATTCCGATCGCGTTGATGGGCCGTGACGTTATGGGAATTGCCCAGACCGGTACCGGCAAAACAGCCAGCTTTACGCTGCCCATGATTGATATTCTCAGTTCAGGCCGCTCGCGGGCCAGAATGCCACGGGCGCTCATTTTATGCCCCACACGCGAACTGGCCGCACAAGCGGCTGATAACTTTAATAACTATTCCAAATACTCGGAACTCTCGATGGCTTTGATCATCGGCGGCACCTCCTTCACCGATCAGGAAAAGGCGTTGGCTGGAGCCTGTGACGTTCTTATCGCCACGCCGGGTCGTCTCCTCGATCTGTTTGAGCGCGGAAAAATTCTTCTCAATGACGTAAAATATTTCGTTATTGATGAAGCTGATCGCATGCTTGATATGGGATTCATTCCTGACGTTGAGCGGATCGCTAAGCTGGTCCCGACGCTGCGCCAGACCCTCTTCTTCTCTGCCACAATGGATAAACAGATACGCCGCCTCTCAGAAGCCTTTCTGATGAATCCAAAAGAAGTGGCTGTCGATGCCCCCGCAACAACGGCAACAACCATCACCCAAGGCCTTATCAAAACAACAGACGCTGATAAGCGGGACATCATTCGCGAGCTCTTAATCAGCGAAAAAATCGAGAACGGCTTCATTTTCTGCAACCGCAAAAAAGATGTCGATATCCTGTTTAAGTCTCTGACCAAACATGGATTTAACGCTGTCGCCCTTCATGGGGACATGGTTCAGTCCAAGCGCACTGAAATGCTGTCCGCCTTTAAGTCGGGAGAAGCTGGATTGTTGGTTTGTTCAGATGTTGCCGCACGCGGGCTGGATGTCTCCGCCGTTCCATTTGTGGTCAATTATGATGTGCCGAACAACGCCGAAGATTATGTTCACCGCATTGGTAGAACCGGCCGCGCTGGTATGCAGGGCAAGGCGTTTACCCTCGCTGTCCCAGCTGATAATAAAATGCTGGCCGCCATCGAGAAACTCATCGGCGGACCTATTCCTCTCTTCAAAATTGGCCAGAAGAATAAAGTCAAAACTGACGCAAGCGAGAAATCTGAAGAAAAGACGAGCGCCAAAGACAACACCAAGGACCGCCCTAAAGCTCAGCAGGACGACACCTCAGCGTCAATATCAGCGCCATCATCAGAGCCAGCATCAAAGACAGAACCCGCGCCAAAAGCGGCTGTTAAAGCCATGGCCAAGGACGAACAAAAACCCCGCCGGGAAGAATACCCTAAACGACAACGGCGGGACCGCAGCCGCCATGACCCAGATGTTGGCGTTATGGATCATGGTGATGAGGATGTTATTGCGTTTGGTGCACACACACCGAGCTTCCTTAAAGTCGAGCCTTATGTATCGGACACGGCAGAAGCCTCTTCCAGTGAAGTTTCAAACAACTCTTAA
- a CDS encoding alpha/beta fold hydrolase: MSERHIVFLPGLLCDYALWAHQASHLADTANVFVGDLTRDDNIKAMAARILEESPDTFALAGLSMGGYVAQEIMRQEPERVERLALIDTQARPDTAEQVKIRQGLIKLAGMGKFKGVTPRLLPNLVHKDRLDDPTVRDVVLEMAARIGQEAFARQQTAIMGRPDSRGDLHAIRVPTVVICGRQDILTPPELHQEMAQAIPGARLVVIEESGHLVPLEQPHAVTAVLRYWLG, translated from the coding sequence ATGTCTGAGCGTCATATCGTTTTTTTGCCAGGTTTGTTGTGTGATTATGCGCTTTGGGCCCATCAAGCCTCACATTTGGCCGATACAGCTAATGTCTTTGTGGGAGATTTGACCCGAGATGATAACATTAAGGCCATGGCAGCGCGTATTCTTGAGGAATCACCTGATACCTTTGCACTTGCGGGCCTCTCAATGGGCGGCTACGTCGCACAAGAAATCATGCGACAGGAACCGGAACGGGTTGAACGCTTGGCGTTGATTGACACCCAGGCGCGACCCGATACGGCAGAACAGGTTAAGATCCGGCAAGGTCTTATAAAACTCGCGGGCATGGGTAAATTTAAGGGGGTAACCCCAAGGCTTTTACCGAATTTGGTTCACAAAGACCGGCTGGATGACCCGACCGTGCGTGATGTTGTGCTTGAGATGGCTGCGCGCATTGGTCAGGAGGCTTTCGCGCGCCAGCAGACGGCAATTATGGGCCGCCCAGACAGCCGTGGAGACCTTCATGCCATACGTGTGCCGACGGTTGTGATCTGCGGCCGGCAAGATATTTTGACACCGCCGGAGCTTCATCAAGAGATGGCACAGGCGATTCCGGGAGCCAGGCTGGTTGTCATTGAGGAGTCTGGGCATCTGGTACCCCTTGAGCAGCCGCACGCGGTGACGGCAGTCTTGAGGTACTGGTTAGGATGA
- a CDS encoding DUF1244 domain-containing protein, translated as MSEVPMDEDTRTKIEAAAFRGLVQHLQKRTDVQNIDLMGLSGFCRNCLAKWVKAASEHYGAPMDYDEAREIVYGMPYDEWKKTHQAPASDAQQQQFEDSKPLHADIGVVE; from the coding sequence ATGAGCGAGGTCCCCATGGATGAAGACACCCGCACCAAAATTGAAGCCGCAGCCTTTAGAGGCTTGGTTCAGCATTTACAGAAACGCACCGACGTTCAAAACATTGATCTTATGGGGCTGTCCGGCTTTTGCCGAAATTGTCTCGCCAAATGGGTGAAGGCCGCATCCGAGCACTATGGTGCGCCGATGGATTACGATGAAGCTCGTGAGATCGTTTATGGCATGCCGTATGACGAGTGGAAAAAGACCCATCAAGCGCCCGCGTCAGACGCACAACAGCAACAATTCGAGGATAGCAAACCGCTGCATGCGGATATTGGTGTCGTGGAATAA
- the ykgO gene encoding type B 50S ribosomal protein L36: MKVRCSLKSAKKRDKNCRIVRRKGRVYVINKKNPRFKARQG; this comes from the coding sequence ATGAAAGTGCGCTGCTCACTGAAATCCGCAAAGAAGCGGGATAAAAACTGTCGTATCGTGCGCCGTAAAGGTCGCGTATACGTCATTAACAAGAAAAACCCACGTTTTAAGGCACGTCAGGGATAA
- a CDS encoding nuclear transport factor 2 family protein: MKDEEAALFANDVFYAAFIAKDYDAMQRLWAKKGAICVHPGWLPLYGHEDVLESWQAILGEPGAPEVTCRAAKVSIFGESAVVTCIEDLNGAYLCATNVFVKEAGDWKIVHHHAGPVNLRPEDLPDEPDVAVN; encoded by the coding sequence ATGAAGGATGAAGAGGCAGCTCTGTTTGCCAATGATGTTTTTTACGCTGCGTTTATCGCAAAAGATTATGATGCGATGCAGCGTTTATGGGCCAAGAAAGGTGCCATTTGTGTGCATCCAGGATGGTTGCCCCTTTACGGGCACGAAGATGTTCTGGAAAGCTGGCAGGCAATCTTAGGCGAGCCAGGTGCGCCTGAGGTGACATGCAGGGCGGCAAAGGTCTCTATTTTTGGCGAGTCAGCGGTTGTGACCTGCATTGAAGATCTCAATGGTGCTTATCTATGTGCAACCAACGTTTTTGTGAAGGAAGCAGGGGATTGGAAAATCGTTCATCACCACGCAGGACCAGTGAACCTGAGACCAGAAGATCTGCCTGACGAACCTGATGTCGCTGTCAATTAA